One Streptomyces formicae genomic window, GCTGACCGCTGCGGCTGCCTCTGCCTCTGCCTCTGCCTCTGCCTCTGCCTCTGCCTCTGCCTCTGCCTCTGCCGAGAGCAGATCACCCTTCACCTGACCGGACCCGCTGCCCTACGGTCCGGTCATGAAGAACGCGGTGGTGATCGGGGCGACGGGACAGACCGGGCGCGCGACGGTACGGGCACTCGTCGAGGACGGCTGGAGCGTGACGGCGGCGTCGCGGAGCGGCGGGCGCGACGAGCGGTGGCCGGGGGACGTGCGCGAGGCCGTGCTCGACCGGGAGGACGACGCGCAGCTCGCCGGGGTGCTCGGCGACGGCGTGGACCTCGTGGTCGACATGGTGGCGTTCACGGCGGCGCACGCCCGGCAGTACGCCGCGTTCGCCGATCGGATCGGGTCCGCCGTGGTGCTCTCCAGCGGTGCCGTCTACGCGGACGCCCAGGGCCGGAGCTTCGACACCCAGGGCGAACCGGACGGCTTTCCCCGCTACCCGGTGCCGATCCCGGAGAGCCAGCCCACCGTGGCGCCGGGCGATGCCACGTACGGCACCCGGAAGATAGCGCTGGAACGGGGGCTGCTCGCGCTGGGCGACCGGCTGCCGGTGACGCTGCTGCGGGCCGGGGCGATCCACGGGCCGTACTGCCGCGGGCCCCGCGAGCTGTACTTCGTGCAGCGCAACCTCGACGGCAGGCGTACCCGGGTGCTCGCCCACGGCGGCCGCAGCCGCTTCCACCCCGTGGGGGTGCGCACGCTGGCCGAGCTCGTGAGGCTCGCCGCGGCCAGGCCCGGGTCCCGGGTGCTCAACGCGGGCGACCCGGAGGCGCCGACCGTGGCCGAGATCGGGGCCTCGGTGGACGCGGTGATGGGGGTCGAGACCGAGACGGTGCTGGTGGAGGGCGAGCCGCCGGAACCCGGTGTCGGCCTCACGATGTGGTCCTCCGCGCATCCCGTGGTGTACGACATGGCGGCCGCGGAGCGGGAGTTGGGGTACAGGCCCGTCACGACGTACGCCGCATCCCTGGAGGAGACGGTCCGTTGGCTCGTCGACCACCTCCGCGAGCGCGACTGGCGCGAGGCGTTCCCCAAATTGGCCGCGAACTATGATCTCTTC contains:
- a CDS encoding NAD-dependent epimerase/dehydratase family protein; this encodes MKNAVVIGATGQTGRATVRALVEDGWSVTAASRSGGRDERWPGDVREAVLDREDDAQLAGVLGDGVDLVVDMVAFTAAHARQYAAFADRIGSAVVLSSGAVYADAQGRSFDTQGEPDGFPRYPVPIPESQPTVAPGDATYGTRKIALERGLLALGDRLPVTLLRAGAIHGPYCRGPRELYFVQRNLDGRRTRVLAHGGRSRFHPVGVRTLAELVRLAAARPGSRVLNAGDPEAPTVAEIGASVDAVMGVETETVLVEGEPPEPGVGLTMWSSAHPVVYDMAAAERELGYRPVTTYAASLEETVRWLVDHLRERDWREAFPKLAANYDLFNYRAEDAWLARREK